AGAGCCTCTTCGAGAGCATCAAGCGCATGGGCCTGTTGGGCAAGGTCATCCTGATGGGCCATCGCGAGGATCCCGTCCCCCTCCTCAAGGCCCTGGACGTCTACGTCCAGTCGTCGTGGGGCGAGGGCATGGGCTCGGTCCTGATCGAGGCCGCCGCCTGCGGCGTCGCGATCGCCGCCACAACCGCCGGCGGCATCCCCGAGGTCGTCGAAGACGGCGCGACCGGGCTCCTCGTCGAGCCGCGCCACCCCGAGGCGATGGCGAACAACCTCATCCGCCTGATCGACGACGCGCCGCTGCGCCTGCGTCTCGCGGCCGAGGGCCGTGCGCGCGTCAGCCGCTTCGGCCTGACGCGGATGGCCAACGAGATGGAGAAGATATATGACTCCCTCTCTTAGCGCCATCCTGATCGCGAAAAACGAAGAGAGGGACCTTCCGGGGTGCCTGGACGCGTTAAAAGGTCTGGTGAAGGAGATCGTCGTGGTTGTTTCGGATGACACGACGGACGGCACCGAAGAGATCGCGAAGCGATACGGCGCCAAGACTCTTCGTCGTCCGTTCGACGATTACGCCAGGATGCGCCAAGCCAGTTTGGACGTCGCCGAAGGCGACTGGTGTTTATGGATCGATCCCGACGAGCGGGTGACTCCGTCGCTCGCCGAGGAGATCCGTGGGGCCCTTTCAGCGAATCCTCCATTCGTCGCCGTTGACATCCCGTTCTCCGTCCGTTTTTTGGGGCGTACCATGCGCTGGGGCGGTCTCGGGCACGAGTCCCACATCCGTTT
Above is a window of Elusimicrobiota bacterium DNA encoding:
- a CDS encoding glycosyltransferase family 2 protein, which translates into the protein MTPSLSAILIAKNEERDLPGCLDALKGLVKEIVVVVSDDTTDGTEEIAKRYGAKTLRRPFDDYARMRQASLDVAEGDWCLWIDPDERVTPSLAEEIRGALSANPPFVAVDIPFSVRFLGRTMRWGGLGHESHIRLFKRDKARFTGGALHESLIIDGPVSAFRGKIVHEPYRDIPDYLSKLDRYTTLAAQKRFDAGKRFYFFQHLILPWEFFARVFLKLGFLDGYQGLVWAGLSAFHSWLKYVKLGRMRKERRS